The following proteins come from a genomic window of Miscanthus floridulus cultivar M001 chromosome 2, ASM1932011v1, whole genome shotgun sequence:
- the LOC136527286 gene encoding probable methyltransferase PMT21 isoform X1, which yields MKYSKEDKPERAGGAGAGSRAVPVALVVIVLCAFSFYLGGIYSTGRSLLDAIQPAPTALVTLGAGTTARHSSDDDQARPASTAAVVAFPECPADLQDYTPCTDPKRWRGYGNYRLNFMERHCPPPPDRQQCLVPPPKGYKPPIRWPKSKDQCWYRNVPYDWINSQKSNQHWLVKEGDRFRFPGGGTMFPNGVGAYVDLMQGLVPGMRDGTVRTALDTGCGVASWGGDLLGRGILTVSLAPRDNHEAQVQFALERGIPAILGIISTQRLPFPSAAFDMAHCSRCLIPWTEFGGLYLLEIHRVLRPGGFWVLSGPPINYENRWHGWNTTAQAQKADFDRLKKMLASMCFKLYNVKGDIAVWQKSADATACYDKLTPITTPAKCDDSVDPDAAWYVPMRSCVTPPSAKYKKLGLNATPKWPQRLTVAPERINVVPGSSAAAFKQDDARWKLRAKHYKTLLPALGSDKIRNVMDMNTVYGGFAGSLIKDPVWVMNVVSSYGPNSLGVVYDRGLIGVNHDWCEAFSTYPRTYDLLHLDGLFTAESHRCEMKFVLLEMDRILRPTGYAIIRESTYFLDSVAPIAKGMRWSCEKHNTENKADKDKILICQKKLWAGKQ from the exons ATGAAGTACAGCAAGGAGGATAAGCCCGAGAGGGCGGGCGGCGCCGGCGCAGGGTCCAGGGCGGTGCCGGTGGCGCTCGTCGTCATCGTGCTCTGCGCCTTCTCCTTCTACCTCGGCGGCATCTACAGCACGGGGCGGAGCCTCCTGGACGCCATCCAGCCGGCGCCGACGGCTCTCGTCACCCTCGGCGCCGGCACCACGGCCCGCCATTCCTCCGACGACGACCAAGCTCGGCCAGCGTCCACGGCCGCCGTGGTGGCGTTCCCCGAGTGCCCCGCCGACCTGCAGGACTACACCCCCTGCACCGATCCCAAGCGCTGGCGGGGGTACGGCAACTACCGCCTGAACTTCATGGAGCGGCACTGCCCGCCGCCTCCCGACCGGCAGCAGTGCCTCGTGCCGCCGCCCAAGGGGTACAAGCCGCCCATCCGGTGGCCCAAGAGCAAGGACCAGTGCTGGTACCGGAACGTCCCCTACGACTGGATCAACAGCCAGAAGTCCAACCAGCACTGGCTCGTCAAGGAAGGCGACCGCTTCCGCTTCCCCGGCGGCGGCACCATGTTCCCCAACGGCGTCGGCGCGTACGTGGACCTCATGCAGGGCCTGGTCCCGGGCATGCGCGACGGCACCGTCCGCACCGCGCTCGACACCGGCTGCGGCGTCGCCAGCTGGGGCGGCGACCTGCTGGGCCGGGGCATCCTCACCGTGTCGCTGGCGCCCCGGGACAACCACGAGGCCCAGGTGCAGTTCGCGCTGGAGCGCGGCATCCCGGCCATCCTCGGCATCATCTCCACGCAGCGCCTGCCGTTCCCGTCCGCCGCCTTCGACATGGCGCACTGCTCTCGGTGCCTCATCCCCTGGACCGAGTTCGGCGGCCTCTACCTCCTGGAGATCCACCGCGTCCTCCGCCCGGGGGGGTTCTGGGTGCTCTCCGGCCCGCCCATCAACTACGAGAACCGGTGGCACGGCTGGAACACCACCGCGCAGGCGCAGAAGGCCGACTTCGACAGGCTCAAGAAGATGCTGGCCAGCATGTGCTTCAAGCTCTACAACGTGAAGGGCGACATCGCCGTGTGGCAGAAGTCCGCCGACGCCACCGCCTGCTACGACAAGCTCACCCCGATCACCACGCCCGCCAAGTGCGACGACAGCGTCGACCCCGACGCCGCCTGGTACGTGCCCATGCGCTCCTGCGTCACGCCCCCCAGCGCCAAGTACAAGAAGCTGGGGCTCAACGCCACGCCCAAGTGGCCCCAGAGGCTCACCGTCGCGCCGGAGCGCATCAACGTCGTCCCgggcagcagcgccgccgccttcAAGCAGGACGACGCCAGGTGGAAGCTCAGGGCCAAGCACTACAAGACGCTGCTGCCGGCGCTGGGGAGCGACAAGATCAGGAACGTCATGGACATGAACACCGTGTACGGAGGCTTCGCAGGCAGCCTCATCAAGGACCCCGTCTGGGTCATGAACGTCGTCTCCTCCTACGGGCCAAACTCCCTCGGCGTCGTCTACGACAGAGGACTCATCGGCGTCAACCACGACTG GTGTGAGGCGTTCTCGACATATCCACGCACctatgatctattgcatcttgaTGGCCTGTTCACGGCAGAGTCTCACAG GTGCGAGATGAAGTTCGTACTCCTTGAGATGGACCGTATCCTTCGTCCCACGGGTTACGCCATAATCCGGGAGAGCACCTACTTCCTTGATTCTGTGGCACCCATTGCCAAAGGAATGAGATGGAGCTGCGAGAAGCATAACACCGAGAACAAGGCTGACAAGGACAAGATCCTCATCTGCCAGAAAAAGCTTTGGGCAGGAAAGCAGTGA
- the LOC136527286 gene encoding probable methyltransferase PMT21 isoform X2 → MKYSKEDKPERAGGAGAGSRAVPVALVVIVLCAFSFYLGGIYSTGRSLLDAIQPAPTALVTLGAGTTARHSSDDDQARPASTAAVVAFPECPADLQDYTPCTDPKRWRGYGNYRLNFMERHCPPPPDRQQCLVPPPKGYKPPIRWPKSKDQCWYRNVPYDWINSQKSNQHWLVKEGDRFRFPGGGTMFPNGVGAYVDLMQGLVPGMRDGTVRTALDTGCGVASWGGDLLGRGILTVSLAPRDNHEAQVQFALERGIPAILGIISTQRLPFPSAAFDMAHCSRCLIPWTEFGGLYLLEIHRVLRPGGFWVLSGPPINYENRWHGWNTTAQAQKADFDRLKKMLASMCFKLYNVKGDIAVWQKSADATACYDKLTPITTPAKCDDSVDPDAAWYVPMRSCVTPPSAKYKKLGLNATPKWPQRLTVAPERINVVPGSSAAAFKQDDARWKLRAKHYKTLLPALGSDKIRNVMDMNTVYGGFAGSLIKDPVWVMNVVSSYGPNSLGVVYDRGLIGVNHDW, encoded by the coding sequence ATGAAGTACAGCAAGGAGGATAAGCCCGAGAGGGCGGGCGGCGCCGGCGCAGGGTCCAGGGCGGTGCCGGTGGCGCTCGTCGTCATCGTGCTCTGCGCCTTCTCCTTCTACCTCGGCGGCATCTACAGCACGGGGCGGAGCCTCCTGGACGCCATCCAGCCGGCGCCGACGGCTCTCGTCACCCTCGGCGCCGGCACCACGGCCCGCCATTCCTCCGACGACGACCAAGCTCGGCCAGCGTCCACGGCCGCCGTGGTGGCGTTCCCCGAGTGCCCCGCCGACCTGCAGGACTACACCCCCTGCACCGATCCCAAGCGCTGGCGGGGGTACGGCAACTACCGCCTGAACTTCATGGAGCGGCACTGCCCGCCGCCTCCCGACCGGCAGCAGTGCCTCGTGCCGCCGCCCAAGGGGTACAAGCCGCCCATCCGGTGGCCCAAGAGCAAGGACCAGTGCTGGTACCGGAACGTCCCCTACGACTGGATCAACAGCCAGAAGTCCAACCAGCACTGGCTCGTCAAGGAAGGCGACCGCTTCCGCTTCCCCGGCGGCGGCACCATGTTCCCCAACGGCGTCGGCGCGTACGTGGACCTCATGCAGGGCCTGGTCCCGGGCATGCGCGACGGCACCGTCCGCACCGCGCTCGACACCGGCTGCGGCGTCGCCAGCTGGGGCGGCGACCTGCTGGGCCGGGGCATCCTCACCGTGTCGCTGGCGCCCCGGGACAACCACGAGGCCCAGGTGCAGTTCGCGCTGGAGCGCGGCATCCCGGCCATCCTCGGCATCATCTCCACGCAGCGCCTGCCGTTCCCGTCCGCCGCCTTCGACATGGCGCACTGCTCTCGGTGCCTCATCCCCTGGACCGAGTTCGGCGGCCTCTACCTCCTGGAGATCCACCGCGTCCTCCGCCCGGGGGGGTTCTGGGTGCTCTCCGGCCCGCCCATCAACTACGAGAACCGGTGGCACGGCTGGAACACCACCGCGCAGGCGCAGAAGGCCGACTTCGACAGGCTCAAGAAGATGCTGGCCAGCATGTGCTTCAAGCTCTACAACGTGAAGGGCGACATCGCCGTGTGGCAGAAGTCCGCCGACGCCACCGCCTGCTACGACAAGCTCACCCCGATCACCACGCCCGCCAAGTGCGACGACAGCGTCGACCCCGACGCCGCCTGGTACGTGCCCATGCGCTCCTGCGTCACGCCCCCCAGCGCCAAGTACAAGAAGCTGGGGCTCAACGCCACGCCCAAGTGGCCCCAGAGGCTCACCGTCGCGCCGGAGCGCATCAACGTCGTCCCgggcagcagcgccgccgccttcAAGCAGGACGACGCCAGGTGGAAGCTCAGGGCCAAGCACTACAAGACGCTGCTGCCGGCGCTGGGGAGCGACAAGATCAGGAACGTCATGGACATGAACACCGTGTACGGAGGCTTCGCAGGCAGCCTCATCAAGGACCCCGTCTGGGTCATGAACGTCGTCTCCTCCTACGGGCCAAACTCCCTCGGCGTCGTCTACGACAGAGGACTCATCGGCGTCAACCACGACTGGTAA